The following coding sequences lie in one Capsicum annuum cultivar UCD-10X-F1 chromosome 5, UCD10Xv1.1, whole genome shotgun sequence genomic window:
- the LOC124898560 gene encoding acanthoscurrin-2-like gives MRDCSPPSINYIFDYCENVIGGVGIIIGGGFGGLDVGISGIGCGVSGLRGLGAVIYGIGGVGVGVGIGGISGGVGGGVGGLSGLGGGLSDIGGDLGASSGGVGGGVVEIGGSHPDADATSTTVGVTPQLVEAE, from the exons ATGCGCGACTGTTCCCCTCCATCTATTAATTACATatttgattactgtgaaaa tgttattggtggtgttggtattattATTGGTGGTGGTTTCGGTGGTCTTGAtgttggtattagtggcattggttgtggtgttagCGGTCTTAGAGGCCTTGGTGCGGTTATTTATggcattggtggtgttggtgttggtgttggtattggtggaattagTGGTGgcgttggtggtggtgttggtggtcttagtggtcttggtggtggtctTAGCGacattggtggtg atctgggtgcaTCTTCTGGAGGTGTTGGTGGTGGAGTTGTTGAAattggtggcagccatcctgatgctGATGCTACTTCAA ccactgttGGAGTTACTCCCCAgcttgttgaggcagagtaa